In Desulfobacterales bacterium, a genomic segment contains:
- a CDS encoding GntR family transcriptional regulator yields MLSKKIKQHDFRPDVLAGQVSKILTEAILEDVLKGGDKLVESELQKQFGISRSPLREAFRELEKKGLVTITPRKGTFVKRIASKDIQENFPVRATLEGLAAKEAFHKMDAKDRSRIEQVLLKMEQAVKENDPKAYWKQHILFHEIFITACANDVLIHILKTLRMHSLWYRFSYKYYREDLPGSLAVHRKILNLFNDPQTDPAMLAGLVQHHIETASEKFLAYLEEP; encoded by the coding sequence ATGCTGAGCAAAAAAATTAAACAACATGACTTTCGACCCGATGTTCTGGCCGGGCAGGTATCAAAAATTCTCACCGAAGCTATCCTGGAGGATGTATTAAAGGGCGGCGACAAGCTGGTGGAATCAGAGCTGCAAAAACAGTTCGGCATCAGCCGTTCTCCCCTTCGCGAAGCGTTCCGTGAGCTTGAAAAAAAAGGCCTGGTGACCATTACCCCCCGGAAAGGAACATTTGTAAAGCGTATTGCCAGCAAAGACATCCAGGAAAATTTTCCGGTTCGTGCAACCCTGGAAGGACTTGCCGCCAAAGAAGCCTTTCATAAAATGGATGCCAAAGACCGTTCCCGCATAGAGCAGGTGCTGCTGAAAATGGAACAGGCTGTAAAGGAAAATGATCCCAAGGCATATTGGAAACAGCATATTCTTTTCCACGAAATCTTTATCACGGCATGCGCCAATGACGTTCTCATCCATATCCTGAAGACATTGCGGATGCACAGCCTGTGGTACCGGTTTTCCTATAAATATTATCGCGAAGATCTGCCCGGGTCTCTGGCGGTACACCGGAAAATTCTGAATCTTTTTAATGACCCGCAGACAGACCCGGCCATGCTGGCTGGACTGGTGCAACACCACATCGAAACGGCTTCTGAAAAATTTCTGGCCTATCTGGAAGAGCCTTGA
- a CDS encoding FAD-binding protein, producing the protein MNRALQTSATLLCDLLIIGAGGAGMRCAAEVLGKRPNSRVIALTKVPHPQKSHTSTAQGGLASVDPADPADKIIYHMFDTWKGSDCMADQNVVKKICEAAWEQVIWLENRGMHFSRNQDGKLSKRTFGGHTLNFGERSAFRAVFEADRTGKGIMDTAWGESMKQGVSFLNQSIAAELLFSDDQCVGAMVFLQKEGKFARILSRATVLATGGSGQVFKVTTNCRQNTGDGLAIALQAGLPILDPEAVQFHPTGIVGPGILASETLRSVGGILRNKDLEPFMEHYAPKMKDLAPRDLVSRAIETEIRQGRGVLNPDHHIEHVWIDLRHLSQKVHEEQIPEVSGFFKQYVNLDARTELCPVRPSNHYHMGGIPTNLSGQVLNSSQNPVPGLYAVGECAAASFHGFNRLGTNSILELITMGKFVGESVLEFLKEAPQKPAEASAVKTFSRFSEYLEGRGTDSIGQIRDALRTLMTANVGVFRTESGISEAIGALKELNERAQKVSLSNKSLAMNQELMQRWEMDALLAVSMVIARAALARKESRGAHFREDFPERRDEFNHHTLASMTVFGDVALARRTVDMSVFNAGGAHHENFNLIERKY; encoded by the coding sequence ATGAACAGGGCCCTGCAAACATCGGCAACCCTTCTTTGCGACCTGCTGATCATCGGCGCGGGCGGCGCTGGAATGCGTTGCGCGGCCGAGGTGCTGGGAAAAAGACCGAACAGCCGGGTGATTGCCTTGACCAAGGTCCCGCACCCGCAGAAATCCCACACTTCCACCGCCCAGGGGGGGCTGGCGTCTGTTGATCCGGCCGATCCGGCCGACAAAATCATTTACCATATGTTTGACACCTGGAAGGGCTCCGACTGCATGGCCGACCAGAATGTCGTCAAAAAAATATGTGAAGCCGCCTGGGAGCAGGTTATCTGGCTGGAAAACCGCGGCATGCATTTTTCCCGGAACCAGGATGGAAAACTCAGCAAGCGGACCTTTGGCGGCCACACCTTGAATTTTGGTGAACGTTCCGCGTTTCGGGCTGTTTTCGAGGCCGACCGTACCGGAAAAGGAATCATGGATACGGCCTGGGGAGAATCCATGAAACAGGGGGTTTCCTTTTTAAACCAGTCTATTGCCGCCGAGCTGCTGTTTAGTGACGACCAGTGTGTCGGCGCAATGGTTTTTCTCCAAAAAGAAGGTAAATTCGCCCGGATTTTATCCCGGGCAACCGTCCTTGCCACCGGCGGCAGCGGTCAGGTCTTCAAAGTCACCACCAACTGCCGCCAAAATACCGGAGACGGCCTGGCCATTGCCCTCCAGGCAGGCCTCCCGATCCTGGATCCGGAAGCTGTCCAGTTTCACCCCACCGGCATCGTGGGTCCCGGCATACTGGCCAGCGAAACCCTGCGTTCGGTGGGCGGCATTCTGCGCAACAAGGATTTGGAGCCGTTCATGGAACACTATGCGCCCAAAATGAAAGACCTGGCCCCACGGGACCTGGTGTCCCGGGCCATCGAAACGGAAATCCGCCAAGGCCGGGGCGTATTGAATCCCGATCACCATATCGAGCATGTCTGGATCGATCTGCGGCATCTGTCTCAAAAGGTCCATGAAGAGCAAATTCCTGAAGTTTCCGGATTTTTTAAACAATATGTAAACCTGGATGCCCGGACAGAACTCTGCCCGGTGCGCCCCAGCAACCACTATCATATGGGCGGCATCCCGACGAACCTGTCCGGTCAGGTTCTCAACAGCAGCCAAAACCCCGTTCCGGGCCTGTATGCCGTGGGCGAATGTGCGGCGGCCAGTTTTCACGGCTTTAACCGCCTGGGCACCAATTCCATCCTGGAACTCATCACCATGGGAAAATTTGTCGGTGAGAGCGTCCTGGAATTTTTAAAGGAGGCCCCGCAAAAACCGGCCGAAGCGTCTGCTGTAAAAACTTTCAGCCGGTTTTCCGAGTATCTGGAAGGACGGGGCACAGACAGCATCGGGCAAATTCGCGATGCCTTGAGAACGCTGATGACCGCCAATGTCGGCGTTTTCCGCACGGAATCCGGCATATCGGAAGCCATTGGCGCCCTAAAAGAACTGAATGAGCGGGCTCAAAAAGTTTCCCTGTCAAACAAAAGCCTGGCCATGAATCAAGAGCTTATGCAGCGCTGGGAGATGGATGCGCTTCTGGCGGTCTCCATGGTCATCGCCCGGGCGGCATTGGCGCGCAAAGAATCCCGCGGGGCCCATTTCCGCGAAGATTTTCCCGAGCGCCGCGACGAATTTAACCACCACACCCTGGCTTCCATGACCGTTTTCGGCGATGTCGCGCTTGCCCGGCGGACGGTTGATATGAGCGTTTTCAACGCCGGCGGCGCACATCATGAAAATTTCAACCTGATTGAGAGAAAATATTAA
- a CDS encoding ATP-binding cassette domain-containing protein produces MLFTKDDSAVQSCFSVKFPLVLKWDDAFTITFTSSQSPQLEFKSGFYFLCGDNGSGKTTFLNMLALTAGNIGKKAAGDNGRIAYNAEAYNRPGFNHIQAAKIREGQFCIFPQKAFFLPVSTRDNYTILNGSDLSKEAGFSYQEYPDLLSGGQQQKILMDIILDEKKPVWFLDEPLSNLDAERRHYFWEILEKAYRQKLQTVFFIDHGMGNEIKNDPQFRFVDTLCAVTENRQKNRPPEIGRRHIEIYANDSPQNFFKKKIRELDNAAAVTI; encoded by the coding sequence ATGCTCTTCACAAAGGACGATAGCGCCGTGCAAAGCTGTTTCAGCGTTAAATTCCCACTGGTTTTAAAATGGGATGATGCGTTTACGATTACGTTTACATCATCACAATCGCCCCAGCTGGAGTTTAAAAGCGGGTTCTACTTCCTCTGCGGCGATAACGGGTCCGGCAAAACCACCTTTTTGAATATGCTGGCCCTGACCGCCGGAAATATCGGAAAAAAAGCCGCCGGCGACAACGGCCGCATCGCCTACAACGCGGAAGCGTACAACCGGCCGGGATTTAATCATATTCAGGCTGCCAAGATACGTGAAGGGCAATTTTGTATTTTCCCACAGAAGGCTTTTTTTCTGCCGGTATCGACCCGCGACAATTATACCATTTTAAACGGCTCGGATCTTAGCAAAGAGGCCGGTTTTTCATATCAGGAGTATCCGGATTTGCTGTCGGGCGGGCAGCAGCAGAAAATACTGATGGATATCATTTTGGATGAAAAAAAACCGGTATGGTTTCTGGATGAGCCGCTTTCAAATCTGGACGCGGAACGGCGGCACTATTTTTGGGAAATTCTGGAGAAAGCCTATCGGCAGAAACTGCAAACCGTTTTTTTTATCGATCATGGAATGGGAAATGAAATCAAAAACGATCCACAGTTTCGTTTCGTCGACACCCTTTGTGCGGTTACGGAGAACCGCCAGAAAAACAGACCGCCGGAGATTGGCCGCCGACACATTGAGATATATGCGAACGATTCACCCCAAAATTTTTTTAAAAAAAAGATCAGGGAACTGGATAATGCAGCGGCCGTTACCATTTGA
- a CDS encoding 2Fe-2S iron-sulfur cluster-binding protein: MEKIYKITLRIHRYDPDIERSWIQEYRVDAGRILRFVDLFRKINDEQDPSLTWNSSCEHGQCGSCAVRINGKPMLSCELLVENAVAYFNTTLFDIEPLTIAPVVRDLVVDIEKAYEKVNRAKPYIIAPKPAAEKAAEYCITPQELEKYVAATRCINCFCCAEACISSPKAFLGPNALLASIVRVMDPREQEKTDRLALLYSDQGVRRCHTSKACSFVCPKEIDVAYFIALAKSGRFDPNP; the protein is encoded by the coding sequence ATGGAAAAAATCTACAAGATTACCTTAAGAATCCATCGCTACGATCCGGATATCGAGCGTTCCTGGATCCAGGAATACCGGGTAGATGCCGGCCGCATCCTGCGCTTTGTCGATCTGTTTCGCAAAATAAACGATGAACAGGACCCGTCTTTAACCTGGAATTCATCCTGTGAACACGGCCAGTGCGGTTCCTGTGCGGTCCGGATCAACGGCAAACCGATGCTGTCCTGCGAACTTTTGGTGGAAAACGCCGTGGCTTATTTTAACACCACGCTTTTTGATATAGAACCCCTTACCATTGCCCCGGTGGTTCGCGACCTGGTCGTCGATATTGAAAAGGCCTATGAAAAAGTCAACCGGGCCAAGCCCTATATCATTGCCCCCAAACCGGCCGCTGAAAAGGCTGCTGAATATTGCATCACGCCCCAGGAGCTTGAAAAATACGTCGCCGCCACCCGCTGCATCAACTGCTTTTGCTGTGCTGAGGCCTGTATCAGCAGTCCCAAAGCTTTTCTGGGGCCCAACGCCCTGCTGGCCAGCATCGTCCGGGTAATGGACCCCCGCGAACAGGAAAAAACCGACCGCCTGGCGTTGCTTTACAGCGACCAGGGGGTCCGGCGCTGTCATACTTCTAAGGCCTGCTCCTTTGTCTGTCCCAAGGAAATCGATGTGGCCTATTTTATCGCGCTGGCTAAATCCGGCCGGTTTGACCCGAACCCCTAA
- a CDS encoding VWA domain-containing protein, whose amino-acid sequence MVCLRKMILYFMGAAFLLSLNAALAVSPDFNADRRVNIKCPTTIDRDREGQFEPDGFIQTVRRLYRELDQNLQTAEKKGAESGGGQRYVFSSDPNHGAFFIAHAKAFLPANSLTSLVPQDPLQFQEVFYITEINWDTLQLTMVRQKDKKTFRMDLPDFEKAFLWYNALLDKQRAYIPIYGFLSLPGEADEFPTIWNSWQGSKKDTATPPESLVDYDFYKILDYREGYYLLGKDFNELDYRNNIEEFGIIGWVEKKYITLWRSRLYYHPLQTVPFFNDKNDREPARESTEINNFYVDHIYLKERLFNDIVEKLDQESLHKFYSHFGFPQLTHPEDVAENQIAKVFIPGAFTPRLMRLLGESIKKNLNTFFLIDVSESMRPFADYVKSFNKSVSAMKEKGIGLRMNRVYAYWDTPASDRDMTGEPQFMRVKRPESIEFAHKTGDRNYAEPLTRAFIKVLDEIESLQKEKLMLPLHEKLLFIITDAGPNDMTDGAFSDIVARAQLLNLRIYFVYPSRHGVRNPSSRLEDTPADVYKGLEDMIARFEKSSLPGQAVSFRRFQFETAALQSQAQRQEDFNRQHRRLLEGIEAYIDHVFKNARGNELSKDVILYFSDENLMEKMRKWSDRKIQVLNHVVKFIHSVDNPAVWEERIAIPAKPVESYLRAIRTQDDVTLSDLKKLIIINSLVSVDDVEKSRKLYDHIKPLIEKKTFKTADEVFYTALTNREAGQNIQWNKSLGETNEKLGDYLAGRGFHLNSFNQAVQSKFMYLKVEELYGQ is encoded by the coding sequence ATGGTTTGTTTGCGGAAAATGATACTGTATTTTATGGGCGCTGCTTTTTTACTTTCCCTCAACGCTGCCCTAGCTGTTTCCCCGGATTTTAATGCCGACAGACGGGTAAATATCAAATGTCCCACCACCATTGATAGAGACCGGGAAGGTCAATTTGAACCGGACGGATTCATCCAGACCGTCCGGCGGCTTTATCGCGAACTGGATCAAAATCTGCAGACGGCTGAAAAAAAAGGAGCTGAAAGCGGCGGCGGACAGCGGTATGTTTTCAGTTCCGATCCCAATCACGGCGCCTTCTTTATTGCGCACGCCAAGGCCTTTCTTCCGGCAAACAGCCTAACCAGCCTGGTCCCCCAAGACCCGCTTCAATTTCAGGAAGTTTTTTACATCACTGAAATAAACTGGGACACCCTGCAGCTGACAATGGTGCGGCAAAAAGATAAAAAAACATTCCGCATGGATCTGCCGGATTTTGAGAAAGCCTTTTTATGGTATAATGCCCTGCTGGATAAACAACGGGCGTATATTCCCATATATGGTTTTTTGAGCCTTCCGGGAGAGGCCGATGAGTTCCCCACCATCTGGAACAGCTGGCAGGGCAGTAAAAAAGACACCGCCACCCCCCCGGAGAGTCTGGTGGATTATGATTTTTATAAAATCCTCGATTATCGCGAAGGGTATTATTTGCTTGGCAAAGATTTTAACGAGCTCGACTACCGCAATAACATCGAGGAATTTGGCATCATTGGCTGGGTCGAAAAAAAATACATAACCCTCTGGCGTTCGCGGCTGTATTATCATCCGCTTCAAACCGTTCCGTTTTTCAATGATAAGAATGATCGTGAGCCTGCCAGGGAATCTACCGAAATAAACAATTTTTATGTGGATCATATTTATTTAAAGGAAAGGCTTTTTAATGATATTGTTGAAAAACTGGACCAGGAAAGCCTGCATAAATTTTATTCCCATTTCGGCTTTCCCCAGTTAACCCATCCGGAAGATGTGGCCGAAAATCAAATCGCCAAAGTATTCATTCCCGGCGCGTTTACTCCCCGCCTGATGCGGCTCCTGGGAGAATCCATCAAAAAAAATCTGAACACTTTCTTTTTAATCGACGTGTCAGAAAGTATGCGCCCTTTTGCGGATTATGTGAAGTCTTTTAACAAGAGCGTCAGCGCAATGAAAGAAAAAGGGATCGGGCTCAGAATGAACCGGGTTTATGCCTACTGGGATACCCCGGCGAGTGACCGTGACATGACGGGCGAGCCCCAATTTATGAGGGTCAAAAGACCGGAAAGTATCGAGTTCGCCCACAAAACCGGGGATCGAAACTATGCCGAACCTTTGACAAGAGCGTTTATAAAAGTGCTGGATGAAATCGAGTCGCTGCAAAAAGAAAAGCTGATGCTGCCGCTGCATGAAAAGTTGCTGTTTATCATAACCGACGCAGGCCCCAATGACATGACGGATGGGGCCTTCAGCGACATCGTTGCCAGGGCTCAGCTCCTGAATCTGCGGATATACTTTGTTTATCCCAGCCGACACGGTGTCAGAAATCCCAGCTCACGGCTGGAAGACACCCCCGCCGACGTATATAAAGGACTGGAAGACATGATTGCCCGTTTTGAAAAAAGCAGCTTGCCTGGCCAGGCGGTCAGCTTCCGGCGGTTTCAGTTTGAAACGGCAGCGCTGCAATCTCAGGCCCAACGCCAGGAGGATTTTAATAGGCAGCACCGCCGCCTTTTGGAAGGAATTGAAGCCTATATTGATCACGTATTTAAAAACGCCCGGGGAAATGAACTGTCAAAGGATGTCATCCTGTATTTTTCTGATGAAAATCTTATGGAAAAGATGCGGAAATGGAGCGACCGCAAAATTCAGGTGTTAAACCATGTGGTCAAGTTCATTCATTCGGTTGACAACCCGGCGGTATGGGAAGAAAGGATCGCAATCCCCGCCAAACCGGTGGAATCCTATTTGCGGGCGATTAGAACCCAGGACGATGTGACCTTATCGGACCTCAAGAAACTGATCATTATCAACTCTCTGGTCAGTGTGGACGATGTGGAAAAGAGCCGAAAACTTTATGATCATATTAAACCGCTCATCGAAAAAAAGACCTTTAAAACTGCTGATGAGGTCTTCTACACTGCGCTGACCAATAGAGAGGCGGGTCAGAACATCCAATGGAATAAATCCCTGGGAGAAACCAATGAAAAACTGGGCGACTACCTGGCCGGGCGGGGATTCCATCTCAATTCTTTCAATCAGGCCGTTCAAAGTAAATTCATGTATTTAAAAGTTGAAGAGCTTTACGGTCAGTGA
- a CDS encoding DUF1847 domain-containing protein, whose protein sequence is MKTEIPGCARCSFQPSERICQNEDGKAPPYCTTVIKAGVIEKALKEFQNPDIQEFAKQASIQEGCGYAEKERGYDHVRPLKPRIMEIIEFAERMTYRRLGLAFCIGLRKEAREVEKLFVSKGFEVVSSLCKIGRTAKESIGVRDDQKIRIGSFESMCNPIAQAYVLNEAQTDFNVLMGLCVGHDSLFFKYSQAPCTVFAVKDRVLGHNPLAAIYTLDSYYRSIK, encoded by the coding sequence ATGAAAACGGAAATTCCGGGCTGCGCCCGCTGTTCATTTCAACCATCGGAGAGAATTTGTCAGAACGAAGACGGCAAAGCGCCGCCTTACTGCACCACCGTCATTAAAGCCGGCGTCATTGAGAAAGCGCTCAAGGAATTCCAAAACCCCGACATCCAAGAATTTGCAAAACAGGCTTCCATCCAGGAAGGCTGCGGTTATGCCGAAAAGGAGCGCGGTTATGATCACGTTCGGCCGCTTAAGCCCCGCATTATGGAAATCATCGAGTTTGCCGAACGTATGACTTACCGACGCCTGGGGCTTGCGTTTTGCATCGGTCTTCGCAAAGAAGCCCGGGAGGTCGAAAAACTCTTCGTTTCCAAAGGCTTTGAGGTGGTGTCGTCTTTATGTAAAATCGGACGAACCGCAAAAGAATCCATCGGGGTCCGGGACGATCAAAAAATACGCATCGGCAGCTTTGAGTCCATGTGCAATCCCATCGCCCAGGCATATGTCCTGAACGAAGCCCAAACGGACTTCAATGTTCTCATGGGGCTGTGCGTCGGTCATGACTCGCTTTTTTTTAAATACAGCCAGGCGCCCTGCACTGTCTTTGCGGTCAAAGACCGCGTTTTGGGCCATAACCCCCTGGCCGCCATTTATACCCTTGACAGCTACTATCGCTCAATTAAATGA
- a CDS encoding urea carboxylase-associated family protein — MVTQKDLVYEHAIQRNSGWAYELKRGQVLRVMGTSIADLVAFSQKDQTERFDQARTKVYNRKIFISTGDVLMTKSNHALMTILEDTFKTGTHDLQHGMCSRSRFELAAKEGRLAEYYFRDIPADEIPDHGCFENLIRALKPWKIPPCDIPSPFNLYQNVEINPITGLMINRLTRPEPGTYVDFRIEMDSLVGISSCPDLWAGGSQGIDVKVFGEGF; from the coding sequence ATGGTTACGCAGAAAGACTTGGTTTACGAACATGCGATTCAGAGAAACAGTGGATGGGCTTACGAGCTGAAAAGGGGGCAAGTCCTGCGCGTCATGGGCACCTCCATTGCCGACCTGGTTGCCTTTTCTCAGAAGGACCAGACAGAACGCTTTGATCAGGCCCGCACAAAAGTCTATAATCGGAAAATTTTCATCAGTACCGGCGATGTGCTCATGACAAAGTCAAACCATGCCCTCATGACGATTTTGGAAGATACGTTCAAGACGGGCACCCATGACCTGCAACACGGCATGTGCAGCCGGTCTCGTTTCGAGTTGGCTGCCAAAGAGGGCCGCCTGGCGGAATATTACTTTCGAGACATACCGGCTGATGAAATTCCGGACCATGGCTGCTTTGAGAATCTGATCAGAGCGCTCAAGCCATGGAAAATTCCGCCCTGTGACATACCCAGCCCGTTTAACCTATATCAGAATGTCGAAATTAATCCCATAACCGGTCTGATGATCAATCGGCTGACCCGTCCGGAACCCGGAACGTATGTAGACTTTAGAATAGAAATGGATTCTCTGGTGGGCATCAGCTCCTGTCCGGACCTGTGGGCCGGCGGCAGCCAAGGTATCGATGTGAAGGTTTTTGGTGAGGGGTTCTAA
- a CDS encoding Na/Pi cotransporter family protein has translation MNLINVLIQTIGGLGIFILGMRMMTDGLQMSAGDKIRRILGAVSSNRVIGCLTGTGVTAIIQSSSATTVMLIGFVSAGLMSLEQAVGVILGANIGTTMTAQLIAFKLSDAALPAIAIGVFLKFFTQKKKYRYVGEFVLGFGLLFFGLTVMSHGLGPIKKDPVFIAFFTRFNADDIGGILLCVFVGTVLTVLVQSSSATIGLTMALATQGLVTFPAAMALVLGENIGTTITAQLARLGSTNINAHRAANAHTIFNVMGVIIMIFIFPYFLDVVGFITRHMGTGSAETVVNGEAVNVARYIANGHTLFNVINAVIFLIFMPLLVKLSILLSPKPKGEEDIYRLPDFSLRLIDSPIAALTAVRSEIVRMSQTAAEMFKHMISCIEERDIKKLERWRSVEGFLDAMRKEITTYLTRLYQSEVSESEAKEISSLMRMANNIERIGDSTEDVAQLIEGFIENNMQFTAMAQEDLKKITGRVLMFLDLITSGIREGNPDIMEQALVIETSINDMRESMRQNHISRLRCGDCSIDPGLLYIDMLAHFEKMGGYCFNVAQAVAGVK, from the coding sequence ATGAATTTAATAAATGTTCTGATTCAGACAATCGGCGGGTTGGGCATTTTTATTCTGGGAATGCGGATGATGACGGACGGCCTGCAGATGTCCGCCGGCGATAAAATTAGGCGCATCCTGGGGGCTGTCTCATCCAACCGGGTGATCGGCTGTCTCACCGGAACCGGTGTTACCGCCATCATTCAGTCTTCATCAGCCACCACCGTGATGCTGATCGGGTTTGTCAGCGCCGGGTTGATGTCCCTTGAGCAGGCGGTCGGGGTGATTCTGGGGGCCAATATCGGTACTACGATGACGGCCCAACTGATTGCATTTAAATTGAGCGATGCGGCATTGCCGGCCATCGCCATCGGGGTTTTTCTAAAATTTTTCACCCAGAAAAAGAAATACCGATATGTGGGTGAATTCGTCCTGGGATTCGGCCTGCTGTTTTTCGGCCTGACGGTCATGAGTCACGGCCTGGGGCCGATCAAAAAAGATCCTGTTTTTATCGCTTTTTTTACCCGCTTTAACGCAGACGACATCGGCGGCATTCTGCTGTGTGTGTTTGTCGGTACGGTCTTGACGGTGCTGGTTCAATCCTCGTCTGCCACCATCGGGTTGACCATGGCCCTGGCGACTCAGGGACTGGTAACCTTTCCGGCGGCCATGGCGCTGGTCTTGGGGGAAAATATCGGTACCACCATTACGGCCCAGCTGGCCCGGCTGGGCTCCACAAACATAAACGCCCATAGAGCCGCCAATGCCCATACCATTTTCAATGTCATGGGTGTAATCATAATGATATTTATTTTCCCATATTTTCTTGATGTGGTCGGGTTTATCACCCGGCACATGGGGACCGGATCCGCTGAAACGGTCGTGAACGGCGAAGCCGTCAATGTTGCCCGCTATATCGCCAATGGGCATACCCTGTTTAATGTCATAAACGCCGTCATCTTTTTAATCTTCATGCCGTTGCTGGTGAAGTTAAGCATCCTGCTGTCGCCCAAGCCGAAAGGGGAGGAAGACATCTACCGGCTTCCGGACTTTAGCCTCCGACTTATCGACAGCCCCATCGCAGCCCTGACAGCCGTGCGCAGTGAAATCGTGCGCATGTCGCAGACCGCCGCAGAGATGTTTAAACATATGATATCCTGTATCGAAGAAAGGGATATTAAAAAATTAGAACGCTGGAGAAGTGTTGAAGGCTTTCTGGACGCCATGCGAAAAGAAATCACCACGTATTTGACCCGATTGTATCAAAGCGAAGTGAGCGAATCCGAAGCCAAAGAAATTTCCAGCCTGATGCGCATGGCAAATAATATCGAAAGAATCGGAGACTCCACTGAAGATGTCGCGCAACTGATCGAAGGTTTTATTGAAAATAATATGCAGTTTACCGCCATGGCCCAGGAAGATTTAAAAAAAATAACCGGTCGGGTGCTGATGTTTCTGGACCTGATTACCAGCGGAATCAGAGAGGGGAACCCAGACATTATGGAACAAGCGCTGGTCATTGAAACTTCCATCAACGACATGAGGGAAAGCATGCGTCAGAATCATATCAGCCGGCTTCGCTGCGGGGATTGCTCTATTGATCCCGGCCTGCTCTACATCGATATGCTGGCGCACTTTGAAAAAATGGGCGGCTACTGCTTCAACGTCGCCCAGGCCGTAGCCGGCGTTAAATGA
- the aroF gene encoding 3-deoxy-7-phosphoheptulonate synthase, translating to MLVVMEKTATTGEVHAVVTAAEARGYQARTIPGGERVAIGILYNKGAVDASLFMGLAGVKDVIPVTRPYKLVSREFQPDDTIVRIGDVTVGKGHLCIIAGPCAVESETQALTIAKLVKKCGAHMFRGGAFKPRTSPYSFQGLGEEGLKILARARDLTGMPIVTEVMDYENFDMVESYTDVIQLGARNMQNFSLLRRAGQSRKPVMLKRGLAATIEEWLMAAEYILERGNSQVILCERGVRTFVHHSRNTLDLSAVPFVRKESHLPIIVDPSHAAGRRDQVIPLSQAAVAVEAQGLMVEVHHEPDKALSDGAQSLYPDQFERLCRRVEQIYKLLQTQHQDTAAPSL from the coding sequence ATGTTGGTTGTAATGGAGAAAACGGCAACAACCGGGGAAGTTCACGCCGTTGTTACGGCTGCTGAAGCCCGTGGGTATCAGGCCCGAACGATTCCCGGGGGAGAACGGGTTGCCATCGGCATTTTGTACAACAAAGGCGCAGTGGATGCTTCTCTGTTTATGGGGCTGGCAGGGGTCAAGGACGTGATCCCCGTTACCCGGCCGTATAAGCTGGTCAGCCGTGAGTTTCAGCCTGACGATACCATTGTCCGCATTGGCGATGTGACCGTTGGAAAAGGTCATTTATGCATCATTGCCGGGCCGTGCGCGGTGGAAAGCGAAACCCAAGCCCTGACGATAGCCAAACTGGTGAAAAAATGCGGTGCACACATGTTCCGGGGCGGCGCCTTCAAGCCGCGGACTTCGCCCTATTCCTTTCAGGGGTTGGGAGAAGAGGGGCTTAAAATCCTGGCGCGGGCAAGGGATTTGACAGGCATGCCGATCGTTACAGAGGTTATGGATTATGAAAATTTTGATATGGTCGAGTCATACACGGATGTCATTCAACTCGGCGCACGCAATATGCAAAATTTCAGCCTGCTGCGCCGCGCCGGACAGTCCCGAAAACCGGTAATGCTGAAAAGGGGGCTGGCGGCAACGATAGAAGAATGGCTGATGGCAGCCGAATATATCCTGGAAAGGGGTAACTCACAGGTTATATTATGTGAAAGAGGCGTTCGCACCTTTGTTCACCACAGCCGAAACACACTGGATCTTTCGGCCGTCCCTTTTGTGAGAAAAGAAAGCCATCTTCCCATCATCGTTGATCCCAGTCATGCCGCCGGCCGCAGAGACCAGGTCATCCCCCTCAGCCAGGCGGCTGTGGCGGTTGAAGCCCAGGGGCTGATGGTGGAAGTTCACCATGAGCCGGACAAGGCACTGAGTGACGGGGCGCAGTCTCTTTACCCGGATCAGTTTGAAAGGTTATGCCGCCGGGTGGAACAGATTTACAAACTGCTGCAGACCCAGCATCAAGACACAGCGGCACCATCTTTGTAG